A stretch of Henckelia pumila isolate YLH828 chromosome 4, ASM3356847v2, whole genome shotgun sequence DNA encodes these proteins:
- the LOC140863277 gene encoding zinc finger protein CONSTANS-LIKE 10-like, with amino-acid sequence MGYHCDFCGEQRSIVYCRSDAASLCLSCDRNVHSANALSKRHSRTLVCERCNSQPALVRCMEERISLCQNCDWMGHTGSNTGPAHKRQPVNCYSGCPSAAELSEIWSFLLDFPSVGDSTCEQGMGSMSITDNRPSDGQGSLGKINVQNASLLMDKSTDWMESATPFLDPNLHNVDQLAGSPGSTTPKVFLSGAKGPAVCEDDGLYNDFDMDEVDLSIENYEEFFGIADNNPGQLFDDGLFGTKYISGSNCLGAYAAEGSWGGRVNMPACSNVASADSVMSCKTEPNMRFAQQAHSGVSFSGLTGESSAGDFQDCGASSIPIMGEPPCAPPGPENSISCSRSDAVMRYKEKKKARKFEKKVRYESRKARADVRRRVKGRFVKAGDAYDYDPLSQSRSC; translated from the exons ATGGGATATCATTGTGATTTCTGTGGAGAGCAAAGATCCATTGTGTATTGTCGTTCTGATGCAGCGAGTTTATGTTTATCCTGTGACCGCAATGTCCATTCTGCAAATGCACTTTCAAAACGTCACTCGAGGACACTTGTGTGTGAAAGATGTAATTCTCAGCCAGCGCTTGTTAGATGTATGGAGGAAAGGATATCCCTTTGCCAGAATTGTGATTGGATGGGGCATACTGGTTCAAATACAGGTCCTGCACATAAAAGACAACCGGTTAACTGTTACTCTGGCTGCCCTTCAGCTGCTGAACTCTCTGAAATTTGGTCCTTTCTCTTAGATTTTCCTTCAGTAGGAGATTCTACTTGTGAGCAGGGTATGGGTTCAATGAGCATTACAGATAACAGGCCAAGCGACGGCCAAGGTTCCCTAGGAAAAATCAACGTTCAAAATGCATCCCTTTTGATGGATAAATCTACGGATTGGATGGAATCAGCTACACCTTTTCTTGATCCAAATTTACATAATGTGGATCAGCTAGCTGGATCACCCGGCTCTACCACTCCCAAG GTTTTTTTATCTGGAGCTAAGGGGCCTGCTGTATGTGAAGATGATGGTCTCTATAATGATTTTGATATGGATGAGGTTGACTTGAGTATAGAGAACTATGAAGAATTTTTTGGTATAGCTGATAATAACCCCGGACAGCTTTTTGATGATGGACTATTTGGGACAAAGTACATATCTGGATCCAACTGTCTGGGTGCTTACGCTGCTGAG GGATCATGGGGTGGAAGGGTAAATATGCCAGCGTGCAGTAATGTAGCTTCTGCAGATTCAGTTATGAGTTGTAAGACAGAACCAAACATGCGTTTCGCACAGCAGGCACATTCTGGCGTTTCATTTTCTGGTCTTACTGGTGAGAGCAGTGCTGGTGATTTTCAAGATTGTGGAGCTTCTTCAATCCCGATCATGGGAGAGCCACCTTGTGCTCCTCCAGGTCCCGAGAACTCGATATCTTGTAGCAGAAGCGACGCAGTTATGCGGTACAAGGAAAAGAAGAAAGCACGaaa GTTCGAGAAGAAAGTAAGGTACGAATCTCGCAAAGCAAGAGCAGATGTAAGGAGACGTGTGAAGGGTCGTTTTGTCAAGGCTGGTGATGCTTATGATTATGATCCGTTGAGCCAAAGCCGAAGCTGCTGA
- the LOC140864780 gene encoding uncharacterized protein gives MAEVIESPIEVKNGRTRRKAGKFKGKLAKKRQRFMPEGAEKRVKIDKKMRKFFQKRARDYNSDEDGEDEARIDKFKQENDDSESEDGDLGVEEENEVSEDEHGGIQPGVTKFTEGIKAFKLAFKKILAKKSGEDSDVLGPVLSAHKKLLGEKLAEEESERKVKGEAKKEKHLKGEKGHVKPANYLDAHEKFLLGVATKGVVKLFNAVNKAQNAQKGLNPSRTKDEKIMRRRRKEAFFSELGKTSSQSAQAATKVGTPSGAMDEEAPSWAPLRDDYMLTHPRLKDWDKMQDTNVADDFGRQSATDSSDDDQ, from the exons ATGGCGGAAGTGATTGAGTCACCCATTGAAGTTAAAAATGGTAGAACTAGAAGGAAAGCAGGGAAATTTAAGGGGAAATTGGCGAAGAAAAGGCAAAGATTTATGCCTGAAGGTGCCGAAAAAAGggtcaaaattgacaaaaaGATGAGAAAGTTCTTTCAGAAAAGGGCTAGAGATTATAATTCGGATGAAGATGGTGAAGATGAGGCTAGAATTGATAAGTTTAAACAGGAAAATGACGATTCTGAAAGTGAAGACGGTGACTTAGGGGTCGAGGAGGAGAATGAAGTTTCAGAAGACGAACACGGCGGAATCCAACCTGGTGTAACAAAATTTACCGAGGGAATTAAAGCTTTTAAGTTGGCATTTAAGAAAATTCTTGCTAAGAAGAGCGGTGAGGATTCGGATGTGTTG GGTCCTGTATTATCTGCTCATAAGAAGCTTTTGGGTGAAAAGCTTGCTGAAGAAGAATCGGAAAGGAAAGTTAAGGGAGAGGCAAAGAAAGAGAAGCATTTG AAAGGTGAGAAGGGACATGTGAAGCCTGCTAATTATTTGGATGCCCATGAAAAGTTTCTATTGGGAGTTGCTACTAAAGGAG TGGTCAAGTTGTTCAATGCT GTAAACAAGGCACAAAATGCTCAGAAAGGCTTAAATCCCTCGAGAACAAAAGATGAGAAAA TAATGAGGAGGCGGAGGAAGGAAGCCTTCTTTTCTGAGTTGGGCAAGACATCATCACAATCTGCCCAGGCTGCTACTAAG GTTGGTACACCCAGTGGTGCTATGGATGAAGAAGCACCATCTTGGGCCCCTCTGCGTGATGATTACATGCTAACACACCCCAGGTTGAAAGATTGGGATAAGATGCAG GATACAAATGTTGCTGATGACTTTGGGAGACAATCAGCCACGGATTCATCAGATGATGATCAATAG